The following are encoded in a window of Torulaspora globosa chromosome 4, complete sequence genomic DNA:
- the GPX2 gene encoding glutathione peroxidase GPX2 (ancestral locus Anc_6.160), with amino-acid sequence MSSAFYDLAPKDNKGEPYYFSQLEGKVVLIVNVASKCGFTVQYDELEKLYSKYSDRGFVVIGFPCNQFGHQEPGTDQDIAEFCKTKYGVSFPIMHKIDVNGHNVDPVYQYLKKQKSGLFGLSRIKWNFEKFLVNKHGQVVQRYSSMTKPHSLESEIEKLLNEK; translated from the coding sequence ATGTCGTCTGCTTTCTATGATTTAGCACCTAAAGATAATAAAGGTGAGCCTTATTACTTCAGCCAGCTGGAGGGTAAAGTTGTCTTGATAGTGAACGTGGCATCTAAATGTGGGTTCACGGTTCAATAcgatgagctggagaagctaTACAGCAAATACAGCGACAGGGGCTTTGTTGTTATAGGGTTCCCCTGTAATCAGTTTGGCCACCAGGAACCAGGAACAGATCAAGATATTGCTGAGTTCTGTAAGACCAAGTATGGAGTCTCGTTCCCTATTATGCACAAGATCGACGTCAACGGACACAACGTGGACCCGGTCTACCagtacttgaagaagcagaaatcTGGTCTGTTCGGCCTGAGCCGAATTAAATGGAACTTTGAGAAGTTCCTGGTTAACAAACATGGTCAAGTTGTGCAAAGGTATTCTTCTATGACGAAGCCTCATTCTTTGGAGAGTgaaattgagaaactacTGAACGAAAAGTGA
- the MLC1 gene encoding Mlc1p (ancestral locus Anc_6.151), with the protein MSSSKTNKDIFTLFDKKGQGTISKHLFGDYLRAIGYNPTNQLTEEILSRGNAPEQLTLEAISGLIEQNQAELDATTTGKVEDFIKAFQVFDKENSGRVSVGDIRYMLTSLGERLSDEEVDELLKGVEVDGNGGVDYKKFIEDILRQ; encoded by the coding sequence ATGTCCAGTTCCAAGACAAACAAGGATATATTCACTCTTTTTGATAAGAAGGGCCAGGGAACCATATCGAAGCATCTGTTTGGTGACTATCTGAGGGCGATTGGCTACAATCCGACAAACCAGTTGACCGAGGAGATACTTTCGCGTGGTAATGCCCCTGAGCAGCTGACATTAGAGGCGATTAGCGGGCTGATCGAGCAGAACCAGGCGGAACTGGACGCCACGACAACGGGAAAAGTAGAGGACTTCATAAAGGCGTTCCAGGTGTTCGACAAGGAGAACAGTGGTAGGGTCTCTGTCGGCGACATCAGATACATGTTGACGTCGTTGGGGGAGAGGCTGTCGGACGAAGAGGTCGACGAGCTGTTGAAGGGCGTGGAAGTCGATGGCAACGGCGGTGTAGATTACAAGAAATTTATTGAAGATATATTGAGACAGTAG
- the ERT1 gene encoding Ert1p (ancestral locus Anc_6.152): MRENGEAVDQDQSSRSVSPSHEASVGVCRKKPRRNTHIACVNCAKWHVSCEARRPCHRCISKGLESTCVDAPRKKSKYLAGIPDGSLQRRMRRELPMNHHHEQQRFQDPQHIIHKSKFMSNAADSEYAILSHIINQDSLLNKIPVDLLNSSKRYSPSSEPIPSPPVRSFQANVPPHPYPSSGLNVYSVLLGPSSMDIVSSQADLFVNHFPLEPVECQDNTLSFKRLMPAERAPESNEIRVNTAINQYCLNSEYLTFPEVMGAWKSQQKGNQDHIVSFALECCSPDAARTHSKPEWEHSLRFSTPMEIYTLITKPFSHTPGFHHLFTYLRQRFSKQALVEICRSLAEFRPIFIACSVTLTEEDMIFMEQCYQRTLLEYSKFIVQTGTPTCVWRRNGQISYMNEEFEILTGWSKEDLLNKMTFIVEILDDPSVEDYFKTFSKVAYRDFKGAEQMQVCNILSPIKGIIIECCCIWTLKRDVSGLPLMILGNFMPILN, from the coding sequence ATGAGAGAGAACGGGGAAGCTGTGGATCAGGACCAAAGTTCACGCAGTGTGTCGCCGTCGCATGAGGCATCTGTCGGAGTGTGTCGTAAGAAACCGAGGAGGAACACGCATATCGCGTGTGTGAATTGCGCCAAGTGGCATGTGTCGTGTGAGGCCAGGAGGCCGTGCCACCGCTGTATCAGTAAGGGACTAGAAAGCACATGCGTGGATGctccaaggaagaaaagcAAGTACCTGGCGGGGATACCGGATGGCTCGCTGCAGAGACGTATGAGAAGGGAGTTGCCGATGAACCACCATCATGAGCAGCAGAGGTTCCAGGATCCGCAGCATATCATACACAAGTCGAAGTTTATGTCGAATGCTGCGGACTCGGAGTATGCGATACTTTCTCACATTATAAATCAGGACTCtctgctgaacaagattcCGGTGGACTTGCTGAACTCGAGCAAGAGATACTCGCCGAGCAGCGAGCCGATACCGAGCCCTCCGGTGCGAAGTTTCCAGGCGAACGTGCCGCCTCACCCGTATCCGTCGTCGGGGCTCAACGTGTACTCGGTGCTGCTTGGGCCGAGCTCCATGGACATCGTTTCGTCTCAGGCGGATCTGTTTGTGAACCACTTTCCCTTGGAGCCTGTTGAGTGCCAGGATAACACActgagcttcaagagactgATGCCCGCTGAGCGAGCGCCAGAGTCGAACGAAATAAGGGTGAACACCGCGATCAACCAGTACTGTCTGAACAGCGAGTACTTGACGTTCCCGGAGGTTATGGGGGCGTGGAAGTCGCAGCAGAAGGGAAACCAGGATCATATTGTGTCGTTTGCGCTGGAGTGCTGCTCGCCCGACGCCGCCAGGACGCATAGCAAGCCGGAGTGGGAGCACTCGCTGAGGTTCTCGACACCAATGGAGATCTACACTTTGATAACGAAGCCCTTCTCGCACACGCCCGGGTTCCACCACCTTTTCACGTACCTGCGGCAAAGGTTCAGCAAGCAGGCGCTGGTCGAGATATGCCGCTCACTGGCCGAGTTTCGACCCATCTTCATAGCATGCTCCGTCACGCTGACCGAGGAAGATATGATATTCATGGAGCAATGCTATCAGCGCACGCTCCTGGAGTATTCCAAGTTCATCGTACAAACGGGGACGCCGACCTGCGTGTGGAGGCGCAACGGACAGATATCGTACATGAACGAGGAGTTCGAGATCCTCACCGGCTGGAGTAAGGAGGATCTCCTGAACAAAATGACGTTCATCGTGGAGATCCTCGACGACCCGAGCGTCGAGGACTATTTCAAGACGTTTTCTAAAGTCGCCTACAGGGACTTCAAAGGTGCGGAACAAATGCAAGTCTGCAACATACTGAGCCCCATCAAGGGCATCATTATAGAGTGTTGTTGCATCTGGACCTTGAAAAGAGACGTTTCAGGATTGCCGCTGATGATTCTGGGCAATTTCATGCCGATCTTGAACTAA
- the ALG7 gene encoding UDP-N-acetylglucosamine--dolichyl-phosphate N-acetylglucosaminephosphotransferase (ancestral locus Anc_6.158) — protein MFRLLLPSIAVLLIVCSNRHSAVIAASGFAIVGYVVTDWLIPRVGPSFVKIGLYGKDQSKPGKPVIPESVGAVSATVYLLVMFFCIPFMFYKYMVTTTPGGGIRGVSIEESAGSAGSLFPHGKLSEYLSSILCLESTALLGIADDLFDLRWRHKFFLPAIGAIPLLIVYYVDFGATHVLVPTFLQGWLQMTNIDLGWFYYAYMVSMTIFCPNSINILAGINGLEVGQSIILGVLALTNDALYLSVGPQASRESHRFSAVVILPFLGVSAALWKWNRWPSRVFVGDTYCYFAGMVFAVVGILGHFSKTMLLLFVPQILNFVYSCPQLFNLVPCPRHRLPKFNDADWLLYPSRANLKDEPPKKIFTPVLKVLDKLRLIDVEYEGDKIISCTNMTLINLTLVWFGPMREDKLCNLLLVLQLMIGLIAIVLRHTLGALLFGHDNLWVIV, from the coding sequence aTGTTTCGACTATTACTGCCGTCGATTGCAGTGCTCCTGATAGTATGCTCTAACAGGCATTCTGCCGTGATAGCTGCTAGCGGCTTCGCCATAGTGGGATATGTTGTAACGGATTGGCTGATTCCCCGTGTGGGTCCATCGTTCGTCAAGATTGGCTTGTATGGAAAGGATCAGAGCAAGCCAGGGAAGCCTGTGATACCCGAGAGCGTTGGAGCTGTGTCTGCCACGGTTTACTTGCTGGTGATGTTCTTTTGCATACCGTTCATGTTTTACAAATACATGGTCACTACGACGCCAGGAGGCGGGATCCGGGGCGTTTCCATCGAAGAGAGTGCTGGGTCAGCGGGGAGCTTGTTCCCGCACGGCAAGCTTTCGGAGTATTTGAGCAGCATTTTATGTCTGGAGAGCACGGCACTTCTGGGCATCGCCGACGATTTATTCGACTTACGCTGGCGTCACAAGTTCTTTCTGCCGGCAATTGGCGCAATTCCACTGCTGATCGTTTACTATGTGGATTTCGGCGCCACTCACGTACTGGTGCCGACGTTTCTGCAGGGCTGGCTCCAAATGACCAATATCGACCTCGGATGGTTCTACTACGCGTACATGGTGTCGATGACGATTTTCTGTCCAAACTCTATCAATATTCTGGCGGGAATCAACGGACTGGAAGTGGGCCAAAGCATTATCCTGGGTGTCCTTGCGTTGACCAACGATGCGCTGTATCTGTCCGTGGGCCCGCAAGCATCAAGGGAAAGCCATAGGTTCTCTGCTGTGGTAATCCTACCATTCTTGGGGGTCAGCGCGGCTCTGTGGAAGTGGAACCGCTGGCCTTCGAGGGTCTTCGTTGGTGATACTTACTGTTATTTTGCTGGTATGGTATTTGCTGTTGTCGGTATTCTGGGACACTTCTCCAAGACGATGCTATTGCTCTTTGTTCCGCAAATACTCAATTTCGTCTATTCGTGTCCGCAGCTGTTCAACCTAGTTCCTTGCCCCAGACACAGATTACCCAAATTTAACGATGCCGATTGGTTATTGTACCCATCGAGGGCCAATTTGAAGGATGAACCGCCTAAAAAGATCTTCACGCCGGTTttgaaagttcttgacAAGCTTCGGCTAATCGACGTTGAGTACGAAGGTGATAAGATTATATCGTGCACTAACATGACCTTGATTAACCTCACCCTGGTGTGGTTTGGTCCTATGCGAGAGGATAAACTATGCAACTTACTTTTGGTATTACAGTTAATGATCGGATTGATCGCCATAGTTCTAAGGCACACGCTAGGGGCGCTACTCTTCGGACATGACAACCTTTGGGTAATAGTGTGA
- the ARC1 gene encoding Arc1p (ancestral locus Anc_6.153): MSELIEKFNSLSIEQPASLSREQEAQAAQWRSIVKKGSLAKDLDELNLCLRDNSFILSTVKPSGVDVEVFEVALPLVKELTFSSKDVKATYARYRHVLRWIDFLQRLLDVPESEQLKINYDLELPHEVVEKKKKGGEAEKKEQQAQQAQPEKPRGKPDEETLKKLREEAKAKKAAKKAAANSQPQQKPESEKPKPSAIDFRVGFIQKAIKHPDADSLYVSTIDVGDAEGPRTVCSGLVKYYPLEAMQERLVVCVCNLKPVNMRGIKSSAMVLCGSDESKVEFVEPPVGSKAGDKVFFEGFGDEEPLKQLNPKKKIWEQLQPHFTTDEQLQVIFKDEEDKEKPVRKLTNAKGDSFKVVSLVDAQVR, from the coding sequence ATGTCTGAGTTGATTGAGAAGTTTAATTCGTTGTCAATTGAGCAGCCAGCCAGCCTGTCGAGAGAACAGGAGGCTCAGGCAGCTCAATGGAGGTCTATTGTGAAAAAGGGTAGCTTGGCAAAGGATTTGGACGAGCTGAATTTGTGTCTGAGGGATAACAGCTTTATCTTGTCTACGGTGAAGCCATCCGGCGTGGATGTGGAGGTGTTTGAAGTCGCTTTGCCTTTGGTGAAGGAGTTGACGTTCAGCTCCAAGGACGTGAAGGCTACTTATGCTAGATACAGACACGTCCTGAGGTGGATCGACTTCCTGCAGAGGTTGCTGGATGTTCCCGAGAGCGAGCAGTTGAAGATTAACTACGACTTGGAACTGCCACACGAGGTcgtcgagaagaagaagaagggcGGCGAGGcggagaagaaggagcagcaggCGCAGCAGGCGCAGCCGGAGAAGCCCAGAGGTAAGCCAGACGAGGagaccttgaagaaactgagAGAAGAGGccaaggccaagaaggccgCGAAAAAGGCCGCCGCAAACAGCCAGCCGCAGCAGAAGCCGGAATCCGAGAAACCAAAGCCCTCAGCGATCGATTTCCGCGTCGGCTTCATCCAGAAGGCCATCAAGCACCCAGACGCTGACTCGCTGTACGTCTCGACCATCGACGTCGGCGACGCCGAGGGTCCAAGAACCGTCTGTTCGGGTCTGGTCAAGTACTATCCTTTGGAGGCGATGCAAGAGCGTTTGGTGGTTTGCGTCTGCAACTTGAAGCCCGTCAACATGAGAGGCATCAAGTCGTCTGCAATGGTTCTGTGTGGTTCTGACGAATCCAAGGTCGAGTTTGTGGAGCCTCCTGTAGGCTCGAAGGCCGGTGACAAGGTGTTTTTCGAAGGCTTCGGCGACGAAGAGCCATTGAAACAGCTaaatccaaagaagaagatctggGAACAGCTGCAACCTCATTTCACCACAGACGAGCAGCTGCAGGTGATCTTcaaggatgaagaagacaagGAAAAGCCAGTCAGAAAGTTGACTAACGCCAAAGGCGACTCCTTCAAAGTGGTTTCGTTGGTTGATGCCCAAGTTCGTTAA
- the RPL28 gene encoding 60S ribosomal protein uL15 (ancestral locus Anc_6.156): MAGGLHHHRTNLDKYHPGYFGKVGMRYFHKQKAHFWKPVLNLDKLWTLVPEAKRDEYLQSASKSAAPVIDTLAAGYGKVLGKGRIPNVPVIVKARFVSKLAEEKIRAAGGVVELIA; the protein is encoded by the coding sequence ATGGCCGGTGGTCTACACCACCACAGAACCAACTTGGATAAGTACCACCCTGGTTACTTCGGTAAAGTTGGTATGAGATACTTCCACAAGCAGAAGGCCCACTTCTGGAAGCCAGTCTTGAACTTGGACAAGTTGTGGACCTTGGTGCCAGAAGCTAAGAGAGACGAGTATTTGCAATCTGCTTCTAAGTCCGCTGCTCCTGTTATCGACACTTTGGCTGCCGGTTACGGTAAGGTCTTGGGTAAGGGTAGAATTCCAAACGTCCCAGTCATCGTCAAGGCTAGATTCGTCTCCAAGTTGgctgaggaaaagatcagagctgctggtggtgtCGTTGAATTGATTGCTTAA
- the THI2 gene encoding Thi2p (ancestral locus Anc_6.154) produces the protein MSGGEKTETVLRGRTFTGCWACRFKKRRCDELKPRCSLCVKHNDSCCYDVRLIWLDENIYKRAGRRSNKLESLATLRSDTRKKRKISKQRFKALTQYRALSPPNSDCESECGSDDQCTIKQELEVSLEEEPLRQGRKRTRASDDSFTISIRRLKIYDNAVASVYGSSKNRRYDQKHVNEVLTELLNKLEPSDGKNVCCTEERQGPFGKFSARCESKGLNLPSPNSHHQHGSESSQESQRRKLYIDSLVENKIYTLLWLNTHGNMILSRLEYCNWFLAYMKRTLPFGFCQVLEKIIDDANPFNIASWIQKIKSKWQNNPDWQAIAFTILTVVHGYTCPELARELERWFQTQKTVSYSMFPLINFIVRNTTDLSVLHHCYELLNNNDENVRETYKAELTYELHVLVAGNLVNRWRDRILEQLCLCEDTTHSCSQLKFWELQLKYNEKFYRDVYTS, from the coding sequence ATGTCCGGTGGTGAAAAGACAGAGACGGTGCTTAGAGGTAGGACATTCACCGGATGTTGGGCGTGCCGGTTCAAGAAACGTCGGTGTGATGAGTTGAAGCCGAGATGTTCGCTATGTGTGAAACACAACGACAGCTGCTGTTACGACGTGCGGTTAATTTGGCTGGATGAGAACATATACAAGCGGGCTGGTAGACGTTCTAACAAGCTGGAAAGTCTGGCCACGTTGCGCAGTGATACGCggaagaaaaggaaaaTCTCAAAACAGAGGTTCAAGGCTCTGACGCAGTACAGGGCGCTTTCACCGCCCAACAGCGATTGTGAGAGCGAGTGCGGGAGCGACGATCAGTGTACCATAAAGCAAGAGCTGGAAGTTTCGCTCGAGGAGGAGCCGCTGCGACAGGGCAGAAAGCGGACGCGGGCGAGCGACGACTCGTTCACAATAAGCATTAGAAGACTCAAGATTTACGACAACGCGGTCGCGTCGGTGTATGGCAGCTCGAAAAATAGGCGCTATGACCAGAAACATGTGAACGAGGTCCTTACAGAGCTGTTGAACAAGCTAGAGCCGAGCGATGGTAAGAATGTCTGCTGTACGGAAGAACGACAGGGTCCGTTCGGTAAATTTAGCGCTAGATGCGAATCCAAGGGGCTAAATCTGCCTTCTCCCAACAGCCACCATCAGCACGGCTCGGAGAGCTCTCAAGAGTCCCAGCGGAGAAAACTCTACATCGATAGCCTGGTTGAAAATAAGATCTACACTTTGCTGTGGCTAAACACCCACGGCAACATGATTCTGAGTCGGCTCGAGTACTGCAACTGGTTTCTTGCTTACATGAAGCGTACTTTACCTTTTGGATTCTGCCAGGTCTTGGAGAAGATTATCGACGACGCTAACCCCTTCAACATTGCCAGTTGgatccagaagatcaagtcAAAGTGGCAGAATAATCCGGATTGGCAGGCCATTGCATTCACCATCCTGACGGTCGTCCATGGCTACACGTGTCCCGAGCTGGCCCGTGAGCTGGAGAGATGGTTCCAAACACAGAAGACGGTCTCGTACTCGATGTTCCCGCTGATTAACTTCATCGTGCGAAACACAACAGATTTGTCCGTGCTCCATCATTGCTACGAGCTCCTCAACAATAACGACGAGAATGTGCGGGAGACGTACAAGGCAGAGCTCACTTACGAGTTGCACGTCCTGGTGGCGGGCAATTTGGTCAACAGGTGGCGGGACAGGATCTTGGAGCAACTGTGCTTGTGCGAAGACACAACCCACTCGTGCTCGCAGCTGAAGTTTTGGGAACTACAGTTGAAATACAACGAAAAATTCTACAGAGACGTTTACACATCCTGA
- a CDS encoding 5'-deoxynucleotidase (ancestral locus Anc_6.157) translates to MIYKQRGLSRLIKLATDNYTKMTTPNGAAKEWKPQDHVPKEVKTILSKKHPNYMLAFLNVVQQLKLQKRTGWLDHNINPCESISDHMYRMGVTSMLIKNSNVNRDKCVRIALVHDIAEALVGDITPFDAVTKEEKHRREWETIQYLCETIIKPYNEAAAEEIMDHWLQYENISSLEARYVKDIDKYEMLVQAFEYEREFGSDVDLTQFWSAMSSIKTEEVKSWADELFKLREEMLEGRKMQQQE, encoded by the coding sequence ATGATTTATAAACAACGTGGACTATCCAGGCTCATCAAGCTAGCTACTGACAATTATACCAAGATGACTACGCCAAATGGTGCTGCTAAGGAATGGAAACCACAGGATCATGTCCCAAAAGAAGTAAAGACTattctttccaagaaacATCCGAACTACATGCTAGCGTTTTTGAACGTCGtgcagcaattgaagtTGCAAAAGAGAACTGGATGGTTGGACCACAATATCAATCCCTGTGAAAGTATCTCTGACCATATGTACAGAATGGGTGTCACTTCAAtgttgatcaagaactcAAATGTTAACCGCGATAAATGCGTACGTATCGCGTTGGTTCACGACATAGCCGAAGCCCTGGTTGGCGATATCACACCCTTCGATGCAGTCACTAAGGAGGAGAAACACCGTAGAGAGTGGGAGACGATCCAGTACTTGTGTGAAACAATCATAAAGCCTTACAACGAAGCAGCGGCAGAGGAAATCATGGACCATTGGTTGCAATATGAAAACATATCATCATTGGAGGCTCGGTACGTCAAGGACATCGACAAGTACGAGATGCTAGTTCAGGCATTCGAGTACGAGAGAGAATTCGGGAGTGATGTCGACCTCACCCAGTTTTGGTCGGCTATGTCAAGCATCAAGACTGAAGAAGTAAAAAGTTGGGCGGATGAGTTGTTCAAGCTTCGTGAAGAAATGCTGGAAGGACGTAAGATGCAGCAGCAAGAATAG
- the VVS1 gene encoding Vvs1p (ancestral locus Anc_6.155), whose translation MAQQRLTSQVLYATFVACLGSMQYGYHIAELNAPQQVMSCSEFRIPQEDLPYDKTWLGRHNLVQCVPLDDEQFGVVTAMFSVGGIAGSYYAGGLADRFGRRTVAFYTSLIGLLGSLLLFASNSYRALITGRIIVGVASGASIVVTPLLINEIAPAAWRGALGSLNQLFINLGILLTQALALRFANSYRWRWLLFTGAVVAAANFLLLFRISESPKWLTLQGRTADAESALRRLRGGASYPETHQEVQEWQRELPDPEAHQHQQQRGPTLWQYVRDPVYRKPRNVIIATLTGQQFCGINSIVFYGVKVIGQLLPEHAIQVNFAVSILNVLMTLVASLVIDRFGPKRLLQWSTGVMSAMSLCISIGITSRRAALLVVATLVYIGAFALGLGPVPFLLIGQISAPQDAATAQSFGTICNWLATAFVAYGFPIANGMLGGYVYLVFAAVALAFAVYAQRRIPDTRRAGYEQMWAEY comes from the coding sequence ATGGCGCAGCAGAGACTAACCAGCCAGGTGCTGTACGCCACCTTTGTCGCATGTCTCGGCTCCATGCAATACGGCTACCACATCGCCGAACTAAACGCCCCCCAGCAGGTGATGTCCTGTTCGGAGTTCCGAATCCCGCAGGAGGATCTCCCATACGACAAgacttggcttggaagacacaATCTGGTTCAATGCGTTCCTCTGGATGACGAACAGTTTGGCGTCGTCACCGCTATGTTCTCCGTCGGCGGCATCGCCGGCTCCTACTACGCCGGCGGTCTAGCAGACCGCTTTGGCCGCCGCACCGTCGCATTCTACACGAGCCTCATTGGGCTCCTCGGCTCGCTACTACTCTTTGCCAGCAACAGCTACCGCGCGCTTATCACCGGCCGCATAATCGTCGGCGTGGCCAGCGGCGCCTCGATCGTCGTTACCCCGCTGCTAATCAACGAGATAGCGCCTGCCGCCTGGCGCGGCGCGCTCGGATCGCTGaaccagctcttcatcaaccTCGGCATCCTGCTCACCCAGGCACTCGCCCTCCGATTCGCCAACTCTTACCGCTGGAGATGGCTTCTCTTCACCGGCGCCGTGGTCGCAGCCGCCAActtcctgctgctgttcCGCATCTCGGAGTCCCCAAAATGGCTCACGCTGCAGGGCCGCACCGCGGACGCCGAGTCCGCGCTCCGCCGCCTGCGCGGCGGGGCTTCCTATCCGGAAACGCACCAGGAGGTGCAAGAGTGGCAGCGCGAGCTGCCAGACCCGGAAGCgcaccagcaccagcagcagcgtGGACCCACGCTGTGGCAGTACGTACGGGACCCTGTATACCGCAAGCCGCGCAATGTGATCATCGCCACGCTCACGGGCCAGCAGTTCTGCGGGATCAACTCAATTGTCTTCTACGGCGTCAAGGTGATCGGACAACTACTTCCGGAACACGCCATCCAGGTGAACTTCGCGGTGTCCATCCTGAATGTGCTTATGACGCTGGTCGCCTCACTCGTGATCGACCGGTTCGGTCCCAAGCGACTGCTGCAATGGTCGACCGGAGTGATGAGCGCCATGTCGCTCTGTATCAGCATAGGGATCACTTCGCGCCGGGCCGCGCTGCTAGTAGTCGCCACGCTTGTGTACATCGGGGCGTTTGCCCTGGGGCTCGGACCGGTGCCATTCTTGTTAATCGGACAGATCAGTGCACCACAGGACGCCGCGACCGCGCAGAGTTTCGGCACCATATGCAACTGGCTGGCGACCGCTTTCGTCGCTTACGGCTTCCCGATCGCAAACGGGATGCTCGGCGGCTACGTGTATCTGGTGTTTGCCGCCGTGGCGCTCGCGTTCGCGGTGTACGCGCAAAGGCGCATCCCGGACACCCGGCGGGCCGGCTACGAGCAAATGTGGGCCGAGTACTGA
- the SEH1 gene encoding Seh1p (ancestral locus Anc_6.159), with protein MKPFDSGHEDLVHDVAYDFFGRHVATCSSDQHVKVFKLDKESDAWQLSDSWRAHDSSIVSLDWASPEYGRIIATASYDRTIKLWEEDPDQEECSGRRWTKLSTLNDSKGSLYDVKFAPAHLGLRLACIGNDGTLRVYDALEPSDLRSWTLTSEVQVLSVSPASHLQSDFCLSWCPSRFSPEKLVLCVLDQALIYQRGKDNKLHVAGKLEGHGGLIRSVSWAPSIGRWYQLIATGCKDGKVRIFKVIETSSSANTTASSVSGDAAESGGQTNPDAPSDGTDAGNMPCPPLRIELISEHDDHKGEVWSVSWNLTGTVLSSAGDDGKIRLWRSTYSNEFRCMSVISAQQRQS; from the coding sequence ATGAAGCCATTCGACAGTGGCCATGAAGACCTAGTTCACGATGTTGCTTATGACTTCTTTGGTAGACATGTAGCGACCTGCTCGTCCGACCAGCACGTTAAAGTGTTCAAGCTAGATAAGGAGAGCGACGCATGGCAGTTGAGCGACTCCTGGAGGGCCCACGACAGCAGTATTGTCTCCCTTGACTGGGCCAGCCCAGAGTATGGGCGTATCATTGCCACTGCATCCTACGACAGAACGATCAAGCTGTGGGAAGAAGATCCGGACCAGGAGGAGTGTTCTGGTCGTCGCTGGACCAAGCTGAGCACGCTAAACGATTCCAAAGGCTCACTGTATGATGTCAAATTTGCACCAGCGCATCTGGGACTGAGACTCGCGTGTATCGGTAACGACGGGACTCTGAGGGTGTACGACGCCCTGGAGCCCTCGGATTTGCGATCCTGGACGCTCACTTCCGAGGTCCAGGTGCTTTCCGTGTCACCAGCAAGCCATCTGCAGTCGGACTTCTGTCTCTCGTGGTGCCCTTCCAGGTTCTCGCCTGAGAAACTGGTCCTCTGTGTGCTGGACCAGGCGCTCATCTACCAGAGAGGGAAGGACAACAAGCTGCACGTAGCCGGGAAGTTGGAAGGCCATGGCGGGCTGATCAGAAGCGTCAGCTGGGCTCCGTCCATCGGCAGATGGTACCAATTGATCGCTACAGGCTGCAAGGATGGCAAAGTACgcatcttcaaagtcatcgAGACGTCGTCATCAGCTAACACTACAGCTTCGTCAGTCTCTGGAGATGCTGCAGAAAGCGGCGGCCAGACGAACCCGGATGCTCCCAGCGACGGCACAGACGCCGGGAATATGCCCTGCCCGCCGTTACGAATAGAGTTGATAAGCGAACACGACGACCACAAGGGTGAAGTCTGGTCGGTGTCCTGGAATCTCACCGGCACTGTGCTGAGCAGCGCTGGCGACGACGGCAAGATTCGCCTCTGGCGTTCTACGTACTCGAACGAGTTCAGATGTATGTCTGTAATTAGTGCCCAGCAACGGCAGTCATAG